The window CCTGCGGGAACTGCAATACGCCGGACTGGTGGAGATCCAGAAGCAGGGCTGTGGAAAACCCAACCGCATTTTTCCAAAATCCTATGAAGCGGTTCCAAACACCGACTTCAAGAAATCCCGTTCTGGTACGCCGGAGGACTGAAAACCGTACCCTTGAAGTACGGAAACCGCCCCCCTAAAGTACGAAAACCGGACGGTATATAGAAATACAAAGATTAAAATGATTTATTTATATCCATTCCATTCCTATCGTATCAGAGATAATTCTGGCAGGATTTTCCCTGTGGAAAACCCAGGATAGGAAAGGAATGGGGAAAGGAGCAGAATGGCACAACACGCAATTTTGCGGTTTGAGAAGCACAAGGGCAACCCGGCAAGGCCGCTGGAAGCCCATCACGAAAGGCAGAAAGAACAATACGCCAGTAACCCCGACATTGACACAAGCCGGAGCAAATACAATTTCCATATCGTCAAGCCGGAGGGACGCTATTACCACTTCATTCAGAGCCGTATCGAGCAGGCCGGATGCCGAACCCGCAAGGACAGCACACGGTTTGTCGATACGCTGATAACCGCCAGCCCGGAGTTTTTCAAGGGGAAATCTCCAAAGGAGATACAGGCGTTCTTCCAAAGGGCGGCAGATTTCCTCATTGGCCGGGTAGGACGGGAAAATATCGTGTCGGCGGTGGTACACATGGACGAGAAAACGCCCCACCTGCATTTGACCTTTGTTCCGCTGACAAAGGACAACCGCCTGTGTGCAAAGGAGATTATCGGCAACCGGGCAAACCTGACGAAGTGGCAGGACGATTTTCACGCCTATATGGTGGTGAAATATCCCGACTTGGAGCGTGGGGAGAGTGCCAGCAAGACAGGCCGGAAGCATATCCCCACCCGGCTTTTCAAACAGGCGGTTTCCCTCTCCAAACAGGCCAGAGCCATTGAAGCCGCCCTTGACGGCATTAACCCGCTGAACGCCGGAAAGAAAAAAGAGGAAGCCCTCTTCATGCTGAAAAAGTGGTTCCCGCAGATGGAGAACTTCTCCGGGCAGTTGAAAAAGTACAAGGTCACAATCAATGACCTGCTGGAAGAAAACAAAAAGCTGGAAGCAAGGGCAAAGGCCAGTGAGCAAGGCAAGATGAAAGACCGCATGGAACGGGCAACGCTGGAAAGCGAATTACACAATCTCCGCAATTTCGTTGACCGTATCCCGCCGGAAGTGCTGGCGCAGGTGAAACGGCAACAGCGGCACACAGTAAAGGAAAGGTGATAGATATAAGCAGAAATTTTCGCCGCCCCTGTGCGGCATTGTACCTTGAAAACTGAATATGGAGGACACTGGATGGCAAAAAGCGAAAGCGATATTTTTACGCCCCGGACAGGGCAGGTCATACAAGCAGAGAACGGCACGCAGTATTTTGTATGTGGGAACAACCGTATAAAAATCTCCGAACACTTCGCCGCAGGCGGGAAGCCCCTCGGTGATCTGATTGTAGATGTGGTGCGGCATACCGCAGAAAAAGCCGCTTCAACCTGATAGCCCATCATTGATAACACGCCCACGCTTATGATATAATTGCCATAGAGCAAAAGTATTGTAAGCGTGGGTTGTTTCTTTAAGAAGGAGGATTTTTAACGGTGAAACAACCTTACAATACTACGATTTACAACACGGCGCTTTATATGAGATTGAGCCGGGACGATGAAAACTATGGTGACAGCGTAAGCATTGAAACACAGCGGACAATCCTGCAACAGTACGCAAAGGAACAGGGACTTCATGTAGTCGGTGAGTATGTGGACGATGGCTGGTCGGGGACGAACTTTGCTGGGGTTAGATAGCGATACTTTTTACATCTACCATGTTGCGGCGGTCATGGTTGACAACTTGCGTCGGCTCCTGCTCGGTATCAACCTGTCCGACAAAGCTATAATGGATTTCGATTTTCCGGGTGTTGGTTTCCCGGTCTAATTCATGTATCAAAATACGGTCGATAAACTCATGGACGTTTTCATAGGTCAATTCCTGTATGTCGCTGTATTTCCCGACAATCTGAATAAACCTTGATATATCCCTTTTTCGCTCGGTAACGGTTGCGATCTGCTGTTGTAACTCGTCTATCCTTGCGGCAAGGGATTTCTTTTCGTCCTCATAGCCGGAAGTTAGAAACACAAACCGTTCATCTGTCAGTCTGCCTAATGCGTTGTCCTCATACAGCTTGCGGAAAAGCGTGTCAAGTTCGGTCATACGCGCCTGTGCTTTGAAAAGTTCCTTTTGCTGCTGCGCTAATGCCTTTCTCGCTTCCATGTCGCCGTACTCGGTAGCTTTACAGATAAAGTCCTGTTCGTGTTCCTTAACATACCGCAAAACCCGCCGCATATCTTCCAGCACTAAATCAAGAAGTACGTTTTTGCGGATATAATGAGAGGTACACTCGCTGCCTGTCCTTGCCCTGTTGCGCCATGCGCCGCAAGAATAGGAAAACTTGCGCGGCTCGATATTTACGCCCTGTTGGTAATACATCTTATGTCTGCAACCAGCGCAAAACAGCAAGCCGGAAAAAATATCAATCTCCGCTGCTTTTGTCGGGCGGTGGCGGGTAGCAATCCGCTTTTGCGCAAGTTCAAAGGTTTCCTCGTCAACAAGCGGCTCATGGGTGTTTGGGAAGAAATAGCGTTGTTCTTCTTCGTTCTTCCGGGTCTTTTTCGACTTGTAGGATACCTTGTGAGTTTTCGCGGTTATGGTATGCCCTAAATATTCCTGCCTTGCTAATATGTCATAGAGCGTTTTGTCCGGCCAAGTATAGGGGGCGATCATTGCCCGCTGATACCGCGCCTGTCCTGTACGCTGATAGCGCAACGCTCCAATCGTCAAGACTTTGTTTTCCGCAAGCCATTTTTGGATTTCGCACATACGCACGCCGCTAACAAACATAGCGAAAACCTGTTTGACAATCGGCGCGGTTTCCGGGTCGGGTATAAGGTGGTGGCGGTTGTTCGGGTCTGGGATATAGCCGTATGGATATTCCCCGTTGACGCGCTCGCCTTTTTGCGCCTGTGCCTGTTTAACTGCGCGGATTTTCTTGCTTGTGTCGCGGGCGTAAAACTCGTTAAACCAGTTCCGCAAGGGGGTAAACTCGTTATCCTCCCGCGCTGTGTCAACTCCGTCGTTGATCGCGATATAGCGTACTCCGTTTTCGGGAAATACAATCTCTATGAGTTCGCCCGTTTTCAGATAGTTTCTGCCAAGACGGGAAAGGTCTTTGGTAATGACCGTCGCCACTCGTCCGGCTTCCACTTCCTGCAACATCGCTTGCAGCCCCTCGCGCTCAAAACTCACGCCGGAAAATCCGTCGTCCACAAAAAACTTTGTGTTCAAAAAATGGTGTTCGTCCGCATAGCGTTGAAGTATCATTTTTTGGTGCTGTATGCTTCCGCTTTCT of the Luxibacter massiliensis genome contains:
- the mobV gene encoding MobV family relaxase, with the translated sequence MAQHAILRFEKHKGNPARPLEAHHERQKEQYASNPDIDTSRSKYNFHIVKPEGRYYHFIQSRIEQAGCRTRKDSTRFVDTLITASPEFFKGKSPKEIQAFFQRAADFLIGRVGRENIVSAVVHMDEKTPHLHLTFVPLTKDNRLCAKEIIGNRANLTKWQDDFHAYMVVKYPDLERGESASKTGRKHIPTRLFKQAVSLSKQARAIEAALDGINPLNAGKKKEEALFMLKKWFPQMENFSGQLKKYKVTINDLLEENKKLEARAKASEQGKMKDRMERATLESELHNLRNFVDRIPPEVLAQVKRQQRHTVKER
- a CDS encoding recombinase family protein, yielding MLQSNKITALYCRLSQEDMQAGESGSIQHQKMILQRYADEHHFLNTKFFVDDGFSGVSFEREGLQAMLQEVEAGRVATVITKDLSRLGRNYLKTGELIEIVFPENGVRYIAINDGVDTAREDNEFTPLRNWFNEFYARDTSKKIRAVKQAQAQKGERVNGEYPYGYIPDPNNRHHLIPDPETAPIVKQVFAMFVSGVRMCEIQKWLAENKVLTIGALRYQRTGQARYQRAMIAPYTWPDKTLYDILARQEYLGHTITAKTHKVSYKSKKTRKNEEEQRYFFPNTHEPLVDEETFELAQKRIATRHRPTKAAEIDIFSGLLFCAGCRHKMYYQQGVNIEPRKFSYSCGAWRNRARTGSECTSHYIRKNVLLDLVLEDMRRVLRYVKEHEQDFICKATEYGDMEARKALAQQQKELFKAQARMTELDTLFRKLYEDNALGRLTDERFVFLTSGYEDEKKSLAARIDELQQQIATVTERKRDISRFIQIVGKYSDIQELTYENVHEFIDRILIHELDRETNTRKIEIHYSFVGQVDTEQEPTQVVNHDRRNMVDVKSIAI